In Legionella sp. PATHC035, a genomic segment contains:
- a CDS encoding cation-transporting P-type ATPase, which yields MKTKIPTFSKSQSKNPKDSRALPLQLVQNAEADRMYYLKSTAAEINNFFSLRVKELYHTLAWTFSLDSVDWSTFNKYIWPTISSGAALLVGHYLTPYLSEYFMGNPEYDFVIQFLFSAAVLGYCALNRITDKKLDSGVSLSVAVASEVTAITYMYSSVFKGTTFFLPIADEYSLIAGLGASALVVPSGISYLTQKAQELLVRFQYNRGAQRSDTAVISSGLTPVSNTWLQINHFIASELMVSSRAFQLGLISHNIRYADRIVQKFRNLPALLADLAPSTIKKMRVQQEKLNHDYEYNHKVHRVLKFTANGPIFVNVPRYQLRTGDLVLCDEGINLDCVPISGELVALQRNVEGKWTPTLERKKFSVNLKAQNGEDVWIEHQTKANLTSDYKKVDLYAVRDGKQAGVLVGDKLNLYGNDNIFIQIKPEKELILSSNYEKKAVINEIIAERKQRSVLYSILGSIIMAAFLQRDITLMPAETLRLMFTLFQTMIPFSEAFLRETVNSRLMKSLNSNLGDQPFETIDALRLVDLCNALGGYYRDKFPRGVAIISDKTGTLTTTQMDVLGLWTTDMQSEVQHLIKENKGKLPLPKESQWRKSFEVFCYAFTNNIKELEPEEHAILGLFKSLLDNSQCLEVTTLGNNHFKKVITSQKEVETFHLGLYRTFGGRFTLVQDGEASSLVFCGVPKAEAFQETPLLQAYTSMQSRTAVLSRDWCIAHTPINEFEFTTLKELFDKDDKKAIEAFILKNPSLLKKLGYYGTFIIDNPVKKGAEQFIAQCREISVPVFVATGDTTKAAVNIAKVLCPENAKNIITIRANQAEDLAFDSLSEKNCPPDATVIFAGVNESVLAQLQKLMDRDKTKRPVIIFAEMSTEGKGILARYLKDHHYFIVANGDGTNDVMMMKNANVVIAHHSDDGTFAPGVGALANISEEQLRRLFGSDKTFYELFDINLPKSLFVQQFAPLANSQEKPTMALALKSGKMTFDLAKAVGANVTEMNQQHWYSVAFDLLWLWIAFYEINQSADLPMDNRNINASRLISNTMGIALLIAVFQSLANYALFNESTNLGSMLMMLTLLPFVLKSVFSGFQMVQESLYPAPEIIEVEEEKETNTNRSILSYVGSFFSRKPAKQSEKISALPKLQ from the coding sequence ATGAAGACAAAAATACCTACCTTCTCAAAATCGCAAAGCAAAAATCCTAAAGACAGCCGGGCCTTGCCCCTTCAATTGGTACAAAACGCCGAAGCCGATCGCATGTATTACCTAAAAAGTACGGCAGCAGAAATAAACAATTTTTTTTCCTTACGCGTCAAAGAACTGTATCACACGCTGGCATGGACCTTTTCTTTAGATTCTGTAGATTGGAGTACGTTCAACAAATACATCTGGCCTACCATTTCTTCTGGTGCAGCCTTACTTGTTGGTCATTATCTAACGCCGTATCTCAGTGAGTATTTCATGGGTAATCCTGAATATGATTTTGTGATCCAATTTCTTTTTAGTGCCGCTGTATTAGGATATTGTGCTTTAAATCGAATTACGGATAAAAAACTTGATTCTGGAGTATCTCTATCTGTTGCGGTAGCAAGTGAGGTGACAGCAATAACCTATATGTACAGTTCCGTTTTTAAGGGCACTACTTTTTTTCTACCTATAGCAGATGAATATTCGCTCATTGCCGGGCTAGGAGCCAGTGCATTGGTTGTTCCCAGCGGCATTTCCTACCTCACGCAAAAAGCACAGGAATTACTCGTCCGCTTCCAATATAATCGGGGCGCACAACGCTCAGATACTGCCGTGATTTCCAGCGGGTTAACGCCAGTATCCAATACATGGCTCCAAATCAATCATTTTATCGCCAGTGAATTGATGGTTAGTTCCCGTGCCTTTCAATTAGGACTTATTTCTCACAATATTCGTTATGCGGACCGAATCGTACAGAAATTTCGTAACTTACCGGCATTACTCGCTGATTTAGCCCCATCGACTATAAAAAAAATGCGTGTGCAACAAGAAAAACTGAACCATGATTACGAATACAATCATAAGGTCCATCGGGTTTTAAAATTTACCGCAAACGGTCCGATATTCGTTAACGTTCCCAGATACCAGCTCCGTACTGGCGATTTGGTTCTTTGTGATGAGGGCATCAATTTAGATTGTGTGCCCATATCGGGGGAGCTTGTGGCGCTTCAACGCAATGTGGAAGGCAAATGGACCCCAACGTTGGAGCGAAAAAAATTTAGCGTGAATCTGAAAGCGCAAAATGGAGAGGATGTTTGGATAGAACATCAGACCAAAGCTAATTTGACATCAGATTACAAAAAAGTGGACTTGTATGCAGTTCGCGATGGTAAACAAGCCGGAGTACTGGTAGGCGATAAATTAAACCTATATGGGAATGACAATATTTTTATTCAAATTAAGCCTGAGAAGGAACTCATATTAAGTAGTAACTATGAGAAGAAAGCCGTTATTAATGAGATTATCGCCGAACGCAAGCAAAGAAGTGTTTTATATTCTATTTTAGGCTCCATCATTATGGCTGCTTTTCTGCAGAGAGACATTACCCTGATGCCTGCAGAAACGCTAAGACTCATGTTCACCCTCTTCCAAACGATGATTCCCTTTTCTGAGGCTTTTTTACGGGAAACTGTAAATAGTCGTTTAATGAAAAGCCTCAATAGCAATTTGGGGGATCAACCTTTTGAGACGATTGATGCCCTTCGTCTGGTGGATTTATGTAATGCTTTAGGTGGATATTATCGTGATAAATTTCCACGTGGGGTTGCAATTATTTCAGATAAAACCGGCACGCTGACTACAACTCAAATGGATGTATTAGGATTGTGGACTACCGATATGCAATCTGAAGTACAGCACCTAATCAAAGAAAACAAAGGAAAACTTCCTCTACCCAAAGAATCACAATGGCGTAAGTCCTTTGAGGTATTTTGTTATGCCTTTACGAACAATATAAAGGAATTAGAACCTGAGGAACATGCCATTTTGGGGTTATTCAAATCTCTATTGGATAATTCTCAGTGTTTGGAAGTAACTACTCTCGGAAACAATCACTTTAAAAAAGTAATTACTTCACAAAAAGAAGTTGAGACCTTTCATCTGGGTTTGTATCGCACCTTTGGCGGCCGTTTCACGCTCGTGCAGGATGGTGAAGCATCCTCTCTTGTCTTTTGTGGAGTTCCTAAAGCAGAGGCATTTCAAGAAACGCCTTTGTTGCAGGCATATACTTCGATGCAAAGTCGTACTGCAGTTTTATCCCGCGATTGGTGCATCGCCCACACGCCAATTAATGAATTTGAGTTTACCACCTTAAAAGAATTATTTGATAAAGATGATAAAAAAGCGATTGAAGCGTTTATTTTAAAAAATCCATCATTACTCAAAAAATTGGGCTATTACGGCACTTTTATTATTGATAACCCAGTAAAAAAAGGAGCTGAACAATTTATCGCTCAATGCCGAGAAATATCCGTTCCGGTATTTGTAGCAACAGGTGATACCACTAAAGCAGCGGTAAATATTGCCAAAGTACTATGTCCGGAAAATGCGAAAAACATCATTACCATTCGCGCCAATCAGGCTGAAGACCTGGCTTTTGACAGTTTAAGTGAAAAAAATTGTCCACCCGATGCCACGGTCATATTTGCCGGCGTCAATGAAAGCGTATTGGCACAGTTGCAAAAATTGATGGATAGAGATAAAACAAAGCGCCCAGTGATTATTTTTGCAGAAATGAGTACCGAGGGAAAAGGTATTCTTGCCCGTTATCTCAAAGATCATCATTATTTTATCGTCGCCAATGGTGATGGGACCAATGATGTCATGATGATGAAAAACGCCAATGTGGTTATCGCCCATCATTCCGATGATGGGACGTTTGCCCCTGGAGTAGGTGCTTTAGCCAATATCAGTGAAGAGCAACTCAGAAGATTATTTGGTTCTGATAAAACTTTTTACGAGCTTTTTGATATTAACCTTCCGAAAAGCTTGTTTGTCCAGCAATTTGCTCCTTTAGCGAACTCTCAAGAAAAACCGACGATGGCCTTAGCACTTAAAAGCGGCAAAATGACCTTTGATTTAGCCAAAGCGGTCGGCGCAAATGTCACGGAAATGAATCAGCAACATTGGTATAGCGTTGCATTTGACCTGTTATGGCTGTGGATTGCATTTTATGAAATTAATCAAAGCGCTGATTTACCCATGGATAACCGCAATATCAATGCGTCAAGACTGATTTCAAATACAATGGGCATTGCGCTACTCATTGCAGTTTTTCAATCTTTGGCAAATTATGCACTGTTTAATGAATCAACCAACTTAGGCAGCATGCTGATGATGTTAACCCTGCTCCCTTTCGTTCTAAAAAGTGTTTTTTCAGGCTTTCAAATGGTTCAAGAGAGTTTGTACCCAGCACCTGAAATCATTGAAGTTGAAGAGGAAAAGGAGACGAATACCAATCGCTCCATCCTCAGTTATGTGGGTTCTTTTTTTTCACGTAAACCTGCAAAGCAATCGGAGAAAATATCTGCTCTTCCTAAACTGCAATAG
- a CDS encoding LysR family transcriptional regulator yields the protein MMTKVTLEQWRTLQTVIDEGSFAKAAIKLHKSQSNISYTIAKLQDMLGLQLMQLEGRRAVLTEQGVEILKLSRQITRAAKNVELAALNLKSTYEKSLRLAIDEIFPSSVLMAVLHQFAQENQWTKLIIHQGLLSGPSDQLVQGDVELAVISKIPEGYTGNKLMDVHFRPYAHKDSPLHQKQVTLEDLYEERYLIAQDSGANNKRNEGWLGSEFHWKVSTLEMKVQCVAHGIGFAWLPQQMVETRNLPILPLVMEENNIRTYPVYLVHHQPQEMGPSAKHLIGLFKKYSSNCNEL from the coding sequence ATGATGACTAAGGTCACTTTGGAACAATGGAGGACATTACAAACCGTAATCGACGAGGGCAGCTTTGCTAAAGCAGCAATAAAATTGCATAAAAGCCAATCCAATATCAGCTATACGATTGCCAAACTTCAGGACATGTTAGGGTTGCAATTAATGCAGCTTGAGGGACGTAGGGCTGTGTTGACTGAACAAGGAGTGGAAATTCTAAAGTTGTCGCGACAAATTACCCGGGCGGCAAAAAATGTTGAACTTGCGGCGCTTAATTTGAAATCAACCTATGAAAAATCATTACGCCTCGCCATTGATGAGATTTTCCCATCATCTGTATTAATGGCCGTACTGCACCAATTCGCTCAGGAAAATCAATGGACTAAGCTGATTATCCATCAAGGCTTGTTATCAGGTCCTAGTGATCAATTAGTTCAGGGGGATGTAGAACTTGCTGTTATTTCAAAAATTCCAGAAGGTTATACAGGGAATAAATTAATGGACGTGCATTTTCGTCCATACGCTCACAAAGACAGCCCCTTGCATCAAAAACAGGTTACTCTCGAAGATCTCTACGAGGAACGTTATCTCATCGCTCAGGATTCTGGAGCCAATAATAAACGAAATGAAGGTTGGTTAGGTTCTGAATTTCATTGGAAGGTAAGTACCTTGGAAATGAAAGTTCAATGTGTAGCGCATGGAATAGGTTTTGCCTGGCTTCCACAGCAAATGGTTGAAACGAGGAATTTACCGATCCTGCCTCTGGTTATGGAGGAAAATAACATCAGAACCTACCCAGTTTATTTAGTGCACCACCAACCCCAAGAAATGGGGCCATCAGCAAAACATTTAATTGGGCTCTTTAAAAAATACTCGTCCAACTGCAATGAGTTGTAG
- a CDS encoding MASE3 domain-containing protein has protein sequence MSIDREAYTPYVPVQSPLWRVLIPPTALFLICILIEYKTNFLVFHTLTELISVFIGLTAMTVAATTTQFTRNQFVVFISFALGWVTLLDIAHMLSYKGMDLLPQGGGNLSTQLWISARLLQALSFLFAIYFFKHSMKIWVINLIFFFNSLGFFCCHFFRSFSNHLY, from the coding sequence ATGAGTATTGATAGGGAAGCCTATACTCCTTATGTCCCCGTGCAATCACCGTTGTGGAGAGTATTGATACCACCCACAGCTTTATTCCTAATCTGTATTTTAATCGAGTATAAAACCAACTTTCTGGTGTTTCACACGCTGACTGAGTTAATTTCGGTGTTTATCGGATTAACTGCAATGACTGTAGCCGCCACAACGACACAATTCACCAGAAATCAGTTTGTGGTTTTTATTTCTTTTGCTTTAGGTTGGGTGACACTCCTCGATATCGCCCATATGCTCTCGTATAAGGGAATGGATTTATTACCCCAAGGGGGAGGTAATTTAAGTACTCAACTTTGGATTTCTGCCCGTCTTCTTCAGGCTTTATCTTTTCTTTTTGCGATTTATTTTTTTAAGCATTCCATGAAGATTTGGGTGATTAATTTGATTTTTTTTTTTAATAGTCTTGGCTTTTTTTGTTGCCATTTTTTCAGGTCATTTTCCAACCACCTATATTGA
- a CDS encoding MFS transporter: MFRKTAPCFFAVVIDALGFGLVYPVMTALFTAEHSPVLSANASMAVKHFYLGLSYMLYPLCMFFGTSFMGDLSDVWGRKKVLLLCMLGITISFLLMGAGVAFSCLSLLLIGRALSGLMAGSQPIAQASIADLSTPETKALNMSLISMSFSFGSVLGPLLGGVMSDQQLLPWFTFTTPFLMAAFLAFSAWVWIELGYQDTVLALSHKKISFFRPVQIFIEAFEHQSVRILALVFLLMQMGFSLYFQFIIVHMKTAYHYTNWQLGAVQGMIGLGFAIGILIGMPLCVKRYKVQHIALYTLVLTGLGQLLVYVIPNSLLQWPLAVVIATFDIMAFACLLTLFSNAVDAQSQGWVMGISGAVMAFAWMVTGFGSNLLSLISSAGLIVIGGVLLLASALLLLKNN; this comes from the coding sequence ATGTTTCGAAAAACCGCTCCTTGTTTTTTTGCAGTTGTCATCGATGCTTTAGGCTTTGGCCTCGTTTATCCAGTAATGACCGCTCTATTTACAGCGGAACATAGTCCTGTCTTGAGTGCCAATGCGAGTATGGCAGTAAAACATTTTTATTTGGGATTAAGTTATATGCTTTATCCCTTATGCATGTTTTTTGGAACTTCCTTTATGGGGGATTTATCTGATGTTTGGGGACGGAAAAAGGTATTATTGTTGTGCATGTTGGGAATAACTATTAGTTTTTTACTCATGGGGGCTGGAGTTGCTTTTTCTTGTTTGAGTTTATTACTTATTGGCAGGGCGCTTTCTGGTTTAATGGCGGGTAGCCAGCCTATAGCGCAGGCTTCCATTGCAGATTTGAGCACACCAGAGACTAAAGCCTTAAACATGAGTCTAATTTCTATGAGTTTTAGTTTTGGCTCCGTTCTGGGTCCATTACTCGGTGGAGTGATGTCGGATCAACAATTACTGCCTTGGTTTACTTTTACGACCCCTTTCTTGATGGCAGCATTCCTTGCGTTTAGCGCTTGGGTTTGGATCGAACTTGGCTATCAAGATACTGTTTTAGCTTTGTCTCATAAAAAAATATCCTTTTTTCGGCCAGTACAAATTTTCATAGAAGCATTTGAGCATCAATCCGTTCGCATTCTGGCATTGGTTTTTTTATTGATGCAAATGGGATTTAGCCTTTATTTTCAATTCATCATTGTCCATATGAAGACCGCTTACCATTACACCAATTGGCAATTGGGTGCAGTGCAGGGGATGATTGGTTTAGGTTTTGCTATTGGCATCCTTATCGGTATGCCCTTGTGTGTTAAACGATATAAGGTACAGCACATCGCTTTATATACCCTTGTACTGACGGGTTTGGGTCAGTTACTGGTTTATGTGATTCCTAATTCTTTGTTGCAATGGCCCTTAGCGGTGGTTATCGCAACTTTTGATATTATGGCATTTGCTTGTCTATTAACGTTATTCTCCAATGCCGTTGATGCCCAATCGCAAGGGTGGGTGATGGGGATATCGGGCGCTGTGATGGCTTTTGCCTGGATGGTTACGGGATTTGGATCCAATTTATTATCCCTTATCTCCAGTGCCGGTTTGATTGTTATCGGAGGCGTATTACTGCTCGCTTCAGCTCTCCTCTTACTAAAAAATAATTGA
- a CDS encoding ester cyclase, translated as MKKILMSLITSGLLIHSISGVAGSLQERNKHTVSQFYQKALNEKDFDAAQNYLGAWYIQHNPMAQDGIEGLKNYINYLKNTYPQSHSEIKRILADGDYVIVHVHSVLEPGTKGRAIVDIFRLENNKIYEHWDVIQSIPAESANSNGMF; from the coding sequence ATGAAAAAAATACTGATGTCATTAATAACGAGCGGTTTATTGATTCACTCAATTTCTGGAGTCGCAGGATCTCTTCAAGAGAGAAATAAACACACCGTAAGCCAATTTTATCAAAAAGCATTGAATGAAAAAGACTTTGATGCGGCACAAAATTACCTGGGGGCATGGTATATTCAACATAATCCTATGGCTCAGGATGGAATTGAAGGCTTAAAAAATTACATTAATTACCTCAAAAATACATACCCTCAATCACACAGTGAAATCAAACGTATTCTTGCCGATGGAGATTATGTGATTGTCCATGTTCACTCTGTTCTAGAACCGGGAACAAAAGGACGGGCTATAGTGGATATTTTTCGTCTAGAAAACAATAAAATCTATGAGCATTGGGACGTGATTCAATCCATTCCCGCTGAATCAGCAAATAGTAATGGGATGTTTTAG
- a CDS encoding HD domain-containing phosphohydrolase, with the protein MTWFKLYCEWGVIFILTMTLILLWYEQGFISKELRFYMSLSLVSMILSDLALSDYKNLFGIQNIVGHILKIYSFWFIYIALVVQTLRRPFDILARAATTYDNIPDPTFIVQAEGTISQANAEAGKYTQIKPEELVGLSSHDLFHNPSEAMEHCAVCSQLPFTRDKFIVEIKTGTGEWVECSLSPIESDLFPNSWVQIVKNITFRKALEDERKKLTYDLGERIKELKCLYTISNLIALSSLNIKELLTKTVNELPSAFQYPERMVAKIESSWGEFSSNPDAEKLPYQLEKAFRLNGGAAIKINVYYCVSPPSETIFLPEEVALIDSVATLLQTALTRVHSEQKATEAEQRFKESEKRFQAFIEQAHVGVYIRNKKRFLYVNPRFCQLVGRNEKDLLSIGLLDLIEDESTRKLVLEQWEQLDHAQSSITYNLPLTRKSDGASLILRVDTTVISWKGNSEFLTIADDVTEIQHAREQIDRYVAQLEAAIKGTFLAVSSMVELRDPYTAGHERRVGLIAKEIGKELGWSAERCASLELMGLVHDIGKISIPAEILSKPTRLTAVEMELIRGHPQAGYDILKDVPLKEPVAEVILQHHERLDGSGYPRGLKGKEILPEALVIAVADVLEAMSSHRPYRPALGVKAAVAEIRRGRGIQYDEDTVDAALKLIEQNKLPLEQ; encoded by the coding sequence GTGACTTGGTTTAAGCTTTATTGCGAATGGGGGGTAATTTTTATTTTGACGATGACCCTCATATTACTTTGGTATGAGCAAGGCTTTATATCAAAAGAGCTTCGCTTCTATATGAGCCTGAGTTTAGTCTCCATGATCCTTTCCGATTTAGCATTGTCAGATTATAAAAATTTATTTGGCATACAGAACATAGTCGGCCACATTTTGAAAATATACTCATTTTGGTTTATTTATATTGCTTTAGTGGTACAAACCTTACGCCGACCTTTTGATATATTGGCACGTGCTGCAACAACTTACGATAATATTCCTGATCCAACGTTTATTGTTCAAGCTGAAGGCACCATTAGCCAAGCCAACGCTGAGGCAGGAAAATATACCCAGATTAAACCCGAGGAATTAGTAGGCCTATCTTCCCATGACCTGTTTCATAATCCGTCTGAAGCGATGGAGCACTGTGCCGTGTGTTCGCAACTGCCGTTCACAAGAGATAAATTTATTGTGGAAATTAAGACCGGAACAGGGGAATGGGTGGAATGCAGCTTGTCACCCATAGAATCTGATTTATTCCCTAATTCTTGGGTACAAATCGTAAAAAATATTACCTTTCGTAAAGCGCTTGAAGATGAGCGAAAAAAATTGACCTACGACTTGGGTGAACGGATTAAAGAACTTAAATGTCTTTATACCATTTCCAATTTAATTGCGCTCAGCAGTTTAAATATTAAAGAACTCTTAACAAAAACCGTTAATGAGTTACCTTCTGCTTTTCAATACCCTGAACGTATGGTTGCAAAAATAGAAAGTAGTTGGGGTGAGTTTAGTTCAAATCCTGATGCGGAAAAATTACCTTATCAATTGGAAAAGGCATTTAGACTTAATGGAGGAGCTGCAATAAAAATAAACGTTTATTATTGTGTTTCCCCTCCATCAGAGACCATTTTTTTACCGGAGGAAGTTGCCCTTATAGACTCAGTCGCGACTCTATTACAGACTGCGCTAACACGAGTGCACTCGGAACAAAAAGCAACCGAGGCAGAACAGCGATTTAAAGAAAGTGAAAAACGGTTCCAGGCATTTATTGAACAAGCACATGTTGGTGTCTATATCCGTAATAAAAAGCGATTTCTCTATGTAAATCCTCGCTTTTGTCAACTAGTTGGTCGAAATGAAAAAGATTTGTTATCAATTGGCTTGCTGGATTTGATCGAGGATGAATCAACCAGAAAATTAGTTCTGGAACAGTGGGAGCAATTAGATCACGCTCAATCGAGTATTACTTACAACTTACCTCTAACAAGAAAAAGCGACGGTGCCTCTTTAATTTTAAGAGTTGATACCACGGTCATATCCTGGAAGGGTAATTCTGAGTTTTTAACTATAGCCGATGATGTGACCGAAATTCAGCACGCAAGAGAACAAATAGATCGATATGTCGCTCAATTAGAAGCAGCGATAAAGGGAACTTTTCTCGCTGTGTCGTCGATGGTTGAACTCCGTGATCCCTATACCGCAGGCCATGAGCGTCGGGTGGGATTAATCGCAAAGGAAATTGGCAAAGAGCTCGGTTGGTCGGCTGAACGTTGTGCATCACTTGAACTCATGGGGTTAGTCCATGACATAGGGAAAATCTCAATTCCCGCGGAAATTCTCTCCAAGCCAACTCGATTAACCGCTGTTGAAATGGAGCTCATCAGGGGGCATCCACAAGCAGGCTATGATATTTTAAAAGATGTTCCACTTAAAGAACCTGTAGCCGAAGTAATCTTGCAACATCACGAGCGTCTTGATGGCAGTGGCTATCCTCGAGGACTGAAAGGAAAAGAGATTTTGCCTGAAGCCTTGGTGATCGCCGTAGCGGATGTATTGGAAGCAATGTCATCCCATAGACCCTATAGGCCCGCTTTAGGTGTGAAGGCAGCTGTTGCAGAAATTAGACGTGGAAGAGGGATTCAATATGATGAAGACACTGTGGATGCCGCATTAAAACTTATCGAACAAAATAAATTGCCACTGGAGCAGTAG